The genomic region TTGCTGAGCAATTTAAAGATCTTCCTGGGTATGATAGGTAAGGTTTGGTTTCCTCAAAAATTGAAAGATGAAGTTTCATCATTAAAAGCTTGCATTTGTTCTTACGAGTGCTTCTAACTTGCTGTTTATTTCTTCATATAGGCATTTCATGATTTCAGGTCTGAAAGGCTATGGAGTTAAAGATCTTACTGAATACTTGATGCTTCAGGCACGTACTATGTCATCTTTCTGGTTGTTACCTGTCAGAAAAGAGTTTTTTACAAGGCCTTTTAAAAATACATGTTTTGATTAATGTCATATTACACAATTCTTATTGATTTGTGAAAGACTCGTAATAAACGGCATGAGTTTCTTCTTTTATAGTTATCAGAGTATGGTTGATTTGTTATAACTCTGTCAGATGGTCCATAGTCTACAAGAGATAACTAATTTTAATAAGATTCTAAATTATTTTCTCAAGAGCTTCAAATTTTCCCACCTCCTGTTGTTTGGATGATTTGGTGGAGAAGTATATACCGAGACAATTTAAAGCACTTTGTATTACTACTTTGTATTTAAGCTCTTCAATGACTTTTATGTTCAGGCAGTTAAAAGACCTTGGGAAGAAGATCCCTTCACCATGAGTGAGGAAGTTTTAAAGAATATATCACTAGAAGTTGTTCGAGAAAAATTGTTAGACCATATGCATCAGGTAGAGTATCTGTCCTCCTTCATGCACTTTAATGCTGCCTTTTCTGCCTGCTCATGTATTCGTTTCCAATATCCAGAATAACTAATCTGAATTTATAATAATGATCCTTCTTGCTTTAGGAAATCCCGTATGATATTGATCATCGTTTGATAGACTGGAAGGAGTTACGAGATGGTTCTATTCGGATTGAACAGCATTTCATCACTCACAAACCAAGCCAACGCAAGATTCTTGTAGGAAAGAGAGGCGCCAAAATAGGGTAAAAACAGAAGTTCTAGTTCTTGAATTCTTTACCTTTTCTATAACTTCTATTTGATTAGTATTTGGAAATTTTATGAAAGACCATGCATTTTTTTTAGATTACATTTTTATGGAATTTAGATGCTTCCTCTTTTGCTTTAGAATTTATGTTATCCTGCTTGAAACACTTAAAGTACTTAGCACAGTCGAACCACTTTATTACTTTTTACAGAAGTTAATGTGAAACGCTTGCTTTTAAAACAGGAGAATTGGCATAGAAGCCAATGAAGAGCTAAGGTCCATCTTCAAGAGGGATGTGCATCTCTTTCTCCAGGTTAGACTTAAATGATTCATTAGCGCACTGAGTCTGAGGTCGAGAAGGCACTTTTCATGCCATACTATGTAGAAGTCAAACTTAGTGAATATCCCATCCATCACAAGATACAAGTGCACCTCACTTGTGACATGCTTAGCAAATAGAGTTGAATGTCAAAAGGTGCAGCATTTCCTTTCATACTCAGCAAGATTACACAAGGAAGAGTCTCTGTTCTATCAGTACTCTACTCATGCACTCATCAACTTCACCAAAAGGGGCTTTAATGGCAGAAAAGCTTTTTATTTTGGTATTGTTGTCGGTGACGAGTAATAGGAAGCCTCCATTTACCAAGGGAACACAATAGTCCTGAAAGAAGATACAGTATCCAGTCTCTTGATTTTTCTTTAATTACTGACCTTGTTTTTCCTTCTCTTTCAATCCTGTATTTTACGTACCAGCATATATATGAAAGCGCTTAAGCAAGGTTCTCTCATTTGATTCAATCCAGAATTACAAATATCATTTTTCTGGCATTCAAAACCGTGTGAATGTGACTTTGCTTGTCTTACTGTAAATACAATAGTGTGGGAATAGACCCAAATTTTGTATGCTGTCGTATGCGCTACAGGTTTTATTGTATAGAAAGGCTTCTATTTTTTTAGCATGGTTTCAATTGTTATCTTACTGATCTTTTGATCGTTTAACTCAATGATACAAAGTAAAGCTTGGATTTGTAGTTACAGTCAAAAAAGTTAAGGCGATACCAACACAAGGAGATTTTTTTTTTTTTTATTTTTTTTTTTGTTTTTTTTTTTTGTTTTTTTTGTTGGATCATATTAGCTTTACCTCTAACTACAAGATCTGGAAAGGGGCTGGCTGTTTGATTACAACATTTGATTTAGTGTTCGAAAAATAAGCACGAGAATGCCAAATATTAATCGACTGTCGATGTCGTGTAATGAAACCATGGACAAGCTTGTTGTGGATAATGAGAAACACATTAAAACTAATAATTCCAAACCATTCAAGTCTGATTACATTCAGGGATTTCCATATGAAGTCGTTCAAATTATCCCTACATTTTACAGACCTCGGAAAACAGAGTTGCAGAAAAATAACTTATATAGTACATCACTTAAAATTCTGACAAGTAGCTCCTACCATCACAACCCACTGGTTTTCAAACAGCTAAATACTAGGAATACATGCCAACTAGAAACTTCCTAGTTTACCACACCAAAAGACTGGAATGGATTAGTCAACTGATCCAGAAGCACAGTGACTGGTGTTGCGAGCCTTGGTTCATAAGCAAAACCATGCAAATCACCATCGGCCTCACCACCATATTGAACATAAGGGCATGGAGGAACCCATTGCCACAGTTTGTTTTCCATGTCAAACTGCAAAGCCTTACCAGAACCCGGAATTATGATGATAATGAACTCTCCATGGCCTACACAATGGAACCCGTTTCCATTTTCAAGTGTTGCAAACTGAACATAAAGCTGCTGTGGCATCCTCTCCATCTCAAACCAAGTTGTTCCACAAGACTGCAAGCCCCAAATCCTCAAGCTTTTAGGCACATTCAGCCTGTTCTTCTCAACTGCAGCAACCAAAAGCAGCTTTCCACTGCTCTCCACCAAGCTTGGAAACCTCAGAAACCTTCTCATGGGAGCCTGAATCTTCCACCAATTGTTTTCTACCACATCATAGGCCAAGACACTGAAAGGGCTGTAGTTCATGGAGTATTGTCTCCCATGAAGATGAACCATTCTTCCTGACTCAAAACTACAAAGCCTTGGCAGAGAAGAGTTGATTCCCCACAGTGAGAAAAACCCACCACCATCTATGTGGAAGCTTTCAGAAGTCAAGTTCTTCACAGCATAGGGAGAGATCATGTCATCTCCAGCAACAGTGACATCAATTGATGTGGGGGTGACACTAAGGCCTATGGAAGGGCAGAGCCTTGACCTCAGAGTTGGAGGCAATTGGGTCAAAGAACCCACAATTGGGTTGGAGAGAAAGAGACTCTTTGGACCAGCCTCTTCAGAAACCCAACAGATCAAACCACCTGAAGAAGCAGATGGAGAGAAACCAGATGGAACAAGAGGAAAAGTGAGTTTGTACCATGCAAGCTCATAAGGGTCATAGAGATACCCTTCCCAAATGTTAGTAGTGTTACTACCACTACTACTGCTACTACTACTCCCTCCATTCTTGTAAACGAAGCTGTTCTTAGGGCTCTTTAGCTTGAAGAAGACGAACCAGTGGCGCTTTCGATGAGTGAGGTGGAGGTACAACTCAAGGAAGGCATTAGTGAACAAGAGACCATACCATCTCTTGCAGACGCACCTGGCTCGAAAGAAGGCAGTCGGTGGAAGAAAGGCGATAACACGATCTAGAAGCTGCCGTGGGAGTCTACTCCATATTCTAGGGTCCATCCATGGATCACTTGATATGGTGTTGGCAAGAGAAGCACTAGGTCCAGCGCTAGTAGCAGCGTTGAACATGTATGAGAAAGGAAATGGTAGAGAGGAAGGAAAGGCTTCCATGACAGTGATATGTCTCTAGAGCGTAGTACAATATGAGTGGGAGTTCAAAGCAAAGAAGTATGGAGTTAAAAGAGTGAGCTAGTTGTGGAAATGGAGGCTAACATGCATGGTTGCTATTTTTCATTTTTAGAAAGGTGACTGAGAGAGTAAGGTGGGTTGGTAAGTTGGTCTGTGTGCTTAGACAAAGCTTTGGAACTGTAAACACAAGCATGGAACTTCAAAAGTGACAAAAGGCTCAGGTGGGTTTCAAGAAGGATATGTATTCATATTCCTTATTGGGGGAAGGTTGAAGAAAGGAAGTCGATTAAGAAGGCAAAGTAACTTGAAGGGGTTTTGGTTGGGGTGGAACTTGGAAGTGAGGTTGCAAGTATATATAGGACGATTTGGTGTATTGCTGGCTCTTTACAAGTTAAAAATCATTGTGCCTGGTTTAACTTTTGCAGTCTGAAGGATGCATCGATCGTGTTGTTTTGTCAAGGCCGAGGTAGATAATTAGACGAGTGCAACTTTGAGAGAGAGAGAGAGAGAGAGAGAGAGAGAAGGGGCACATGAATTGCCAGCGATCAGAAGTCCTTGGATTCAATTGCTGATTATTCATTCACAGTTTCACACTGCAGTGCAGGTACGAACTCTTCTGAGTGAATGCACCAATTCAACTTTCCAGGCCACGAGTTGAAGCTGAAGAGATAGGACAAGCATGCACCAGATTCGTGAAGAAGGATAATCATACGCAGCAGTAGTAAGCAGAAAGATCTGTAAGTCTGGAAAATGAATACCTTGGAAATAAACAAGAGGCCAAAAGCAAGTTTGGCCTTTAGGGCAAAAGCAAGTTTGGCCTTTGTGCCAAAAGCAGTAGTAACCAGAAAGATGCAAATTTGCTTTTTGTACACAAATTTACATAAGCAACCAGAAAAATGTAAATCTGTCTAATTACTTACCATTAGTATATACTATATACTATATAGTCTATCGGTGTTACTATAACATTAACATTTCTCATTTTTACGCCTAATTTGTTTAAGTTTTAAAATAGAAAATGACACCTTATTTGAAATAAGTATTTTAATATGAATTCCAAACACGGATTAATTTCTAAGTTTAAAACCTAACAACAACAAAAATGAAAAAAATATCGACCTTCCTTAGTTCTGGCCGGTTTAGATGTTATAAGCTATTTTCCCACTCTTCCTCATTGTTCTCAAACCTTGAACTCTTACTTTGATATGGCATCCTAGATTATTTCATCGTCTTGCATTGACTTGTGCAAGTGCAACGAGGAGTAATTTCTCTTACAATTGTTGTTGATGAGCCATTTTGGATTAGATCCAGTACACCAAATAACAAGGAAAATTATATTAATTTGTTTCATTATTGTTGTTTGACCTAGTGCAACTCATCATCATGCAACCCTAATGCAAATGCAGGTGGTGTGTACAGTATGACACAAAAAACTTTGTCAGATTCATCACACGTCCAATCCAATCTCACTGATGTGTTTCAGCTGCTCCCAGTACTTGTTGGCGTGATGAGCAACCAAAAGCTTTAGTTTTCCAATTCTCGAAAGAACCTCCTCTCTCTCTCTCATATATATATTCACTGAGCCATTTGGCTTTTTTTAAGGGAAGCGAAATCTGAGTCAGAACGATAACCATTGTCTTGTTCTGTCAAACTGTTTAGTATTATCAGTATTACAATTCGTCTCAGACGTTGGTGCTCCGAATATAGATAAAGTTTGAATGCTCAGTTTCGGAAAATTATAAACTCCCTCTCAAGTTATTTCTATTTTTGGAGGATGATTTCCTCTCGAATCTGGAAATTGCGTTTTCCCCTCAAGCAACCCACTACAACTAGTACGAAGCAAAAGCCAGCCCTATCACTTCTCTTTCTTTCTTGTCAATGTACTGTGCTGCTGCTACTTTTTCATTTCCTTTGAGATAGCTATCTAGTTCATTTCCCTCAGTTTCAGTTCGCTTTTAGCTAGTTACTTCGGAGCTCCAGTTACTTCAAAGACTTAGTTTCTGACTATTTGGTTCGGGAGTTTGACTTGCCCGAAATTTTGTCGAGGTTTGAACAGTTGTATTTCACCTTCAGGCTTCAGTTTTGAGTAGCCATTAATGGCATGTATATATGTTAACACATAAACAGTCTCCGTAGACACCTCCAC from Fragaria vesca subsp. vesca linkage group LG3, FraVesHawaii_1.0, whole genome shotgun sequence harbors:
- the LOC101310975 gene encoding protein UNUSUAL FLORAL ORGANS-like, producing the protein MEAFPSSLPFPFSYMFNAATSAGPSASLANTISSDPWMDPRIWSRLPRQLLDRVIAFLPPTAFFRARCVCKRWYGLLFTNAFLELYLHLTHRKRHWFVFFKLKSPKNSFVYKNGGSSSSSSSGSNTTNIWEGYLYDPYELAWYKLTFPLVPSGFSPSASSGGLICWVSEEAGPKSLFLSNPIVGSLTQLPPTLRSRLCPSIGLSVTPTSIDVTVAGDDMISPYAVKNLTSESFHIDGGGFFSLWGINSSLPRLCSFESGRMVHLHGRQYSMNYSPFSVLAYDVVENNWWKIQAPMRRFLRFPSLVESSGKLLLVAAVEKNRLNVPKSLRIWGLQSCGTTWFEMERMPQQLYVQFATLENGNGFHCVGHGEFIIIIIPGSGKALQFDMENKLWQWVPPCPYVQYGGEADGDLHGFAYEPRLATPVTVLLDQLTNPFQSFGVVN